Genomic segment of Bacillota bacterium:
GCATCGAACAATGCCGAGATAAGAGGAGCGGGCCCAGCGTGAAATATCTTCAAGGATGGAACCATAGGAAACACCCCCGCCTCCATTGTACATAAAAGCAGGGGAAAGTACAAGTAAATATATACCAGATAACCCTATAAATGTATAATTGTTACTAAAAATCTCACCTTCACATGTGACCTCAAAAAATGTCACCGCATATCCCTTAGGGGTGCGAAATGTAGGTCGTCAGGATACTTGCCGATCAATTTCGAGAACCAGAGGTGAACAGCGGGAGCCTGCTCCAACCAGGCGACCAGATCGTCTGCATCATACGCGCGGACGTCCCTCCAAACCCCTTCCTGTCGTTTCTGTTGGGCCCATTGCTCCTTATCACCCCATACTCCTGCGAGTCTGATACATAAATAAATCTTTGTCGCTCCATATAATTGTCTAATGGAGCTTTTCCTTACCCTGTGACGAAACATGTCATTTCGTATTCCCGGCAGAAGGAGAGCAGGCAGTATTCCAGATACGGTAGCATGGGATAAAAACAATCTAGCTCGCATGATTGATGCCACGGAGACGGATATCGGAATCGCAAAGGTGGAAGTCTTGAGGGGAAAAAATCGGCCTCCGCTTCAACAGACGACTTCTCATCGACGCCATTAACCAGCCCATTGAGAGCAAGGAGGCCCAAGCTGGGCTCCAAGATGTAGATGTAATCTTCTGCTGCGTTGATACCCTGCCCACCAGAGAGTTGGTGAATCGTCTTGGCTGTCAGTACTATATCCCTGTGATCGACGCAGGTTGCGATATACAGATGAACGGAGAGACGCCCTCAGGAGTTAAAGCCATCGGGGGCCGGGTGATGGTCTTGATGCCCGACGAACCGTGCCTACGTTGTTACGGGATAGCTGGTGCAAACCCGTCTAAGGACGGAAGGCCTCTCAGCAAACAAACGCATCAGGATCAAGGGGGTCCTCCTTCTATGGTGTGCCATATCGGAGTCGTAGCTTCCCTAGCCGTCTGTGAATTCGTTAACTTAGTGACAGATATGGCCCCAAAGAGCAAGAGTATATATCCTACTACTACAGCAGGAGCGAGAAGCTCGACAACGATAGGCATCCTGATCAAGCTATATGGCAGAATGAGTCAAGTCCACATCATTGTGGCCGTCTACTCAAGATGACCTCACTTTGCGCAATTAAATTGCCCGCACAACGAATCAATCATGCTTAGTCATGGCACGACCTGGCGATTCCCCGTCCCCATCGGAAGGCTTTGGCCCATATACCTCTTCTACAATCCTCTCTGCTTCCCGACGGCTAATAAAGCCCCCGGCAGCTATATGATCAAGCTCTAATTCACGGACTCTGTACTCCCACTCTTGACGTGTCATCTCTCTCACCTTTACCTTGAGTTTTATCTTAACTATATGGATTTGAATTGCGGGCTACTACTATCATTCGACGGTATCTGACTATTTCCCTTGTGTTTATGGACTTTAGTTTTTTGACATCCTTCTCGGAATAAATTCCGGGGCTTTCGCCCTGGGTTTCATGTAACCCCTCCATCGGTCGGTCTGCGATAATACAGCCAATATATTCATAGCCTGTAGCTATGGACATCATTGGTCTGTCCGCTGTCACATGAATTTTCATAAAGCGCCTGCATGTTGCGTGGCCACCCACGCGGAAATCATATGATCATTTAATCATCGCCTGAATGTTTCAGCTACGTCCACCACCGCCTCGACAACGTCGCTGACATCAGCATCGGTGAGTCTGGGGTGGAGCGGTAGGCTTATCATGCGCAAGTAGTTCGAGTAAGCCACGGGGAAGTCCTTGGGCTTAAAGCCGTACTTGTCCCGGTAATATGGATGCAGGTGGACGGGAATGAAGTGAACACTCGTCCCAATGTTTCGCGCCTTGAGTTCCTCTATGAACTGAGCGCGGTCTATTCGGAGGGTCCCCAGGTTAAGTCTGAGGACGTACAGATGCCACGCGTGCTCCACCTCGAGGCGTTCAGCCGGAACCTCAAAGTACGGATACTGCGAGAAAGCCTCGTTGTAGCGGCGCACAACTTCGCGGCGACGCTGCTGGAACTGCGGCAGCTTCTTGAGTTGCTGGAGACCTATGGACGCCTGAATGTCGGTCATGTTGTACTTGAAGCCCGGCAGCACTACCTCATAGTACCACGATCCACCTTTGTCGTAGCGCTTCCATGCATCCTTGCTCATCCCATGGAGGCTTATGATGCGTGCCTTGTCTATCAGGTCCGGGCACCCGGTTAGCATGCCACCCTCAGCGGTGGTGAGATTCTTGGTGGCGTAAAAGCTGAAGGCCGTGAGATCGCCTATTGTGCCGATCATCCGTCCCTTGTACCTGGCGGGCAGGGAGTGCGCAGCGTCCTCGACAACAAGAAGACCGCGCTCCTTCGCAATGTCCATTATCGGATCCATGTCGCATGGGTGGCCTGAGTAGTGAACCGGCAGGATGCACTTCGTCCTCGGCGTCAGGTGCTTCTCTATCTCAGTCGGTGATATACACAGCGTGTCGGGCTCCACATCAACCAGGACTGGATGCGCCCCGACGTGCTCTATGACATTAACACTCGAACAAAATGTCATCGGTGTAGTGATAACCTCGTCACCAGGCCCAATGCCCAAGATTACAAGCGCTGTATGCAGAGCAGCAGTGCAAGAGTTCAAGGCGACTGAAGCCTTGGCGCCAATGAATTTCCCGAACTGCAGCTCAAAGTCTCTTGTTTTCGGCCCGGTCGTGATCCAGTCGGACGATAGCGTGGCGGCGACTTCATCTTTCTCTTCATTGGAGATGGCTGGAGGAGAAAATGATAAGAACTTTGAACGCATAATAAGTGCCTCCTTCGGGTTGATCCTAGCCCACAAGCCATTTATGGAAAGTGTGACTAAATGCTACGCACCGGAAACCCACCTTCTGATAAAGTCGCACAGCGTGCAAATTCCTTGTCTGTGTACCTACTTCTACACTACTGACGCCTTGTTGCGCGAACCACCCAAGGGACCTCAGCACCAAAGCCGTACCCACTCCCTTCCCCTGAGCCTCAGGGCTAACAGCTACAAGCTCTATGACGCCGTGGGGAATGCCAGTCAAGGTCGTGATTGTTTTGTCTATTCGACAGGTGATGAACCCACTAGGGTTGGGAGAATTGCCTGGTTCTTCGGCAACTAATATTGTATCTGCACGGCCATCACAGGAGTTTTGCAGCCACCGCACATAAACCTCATCGGCTGCGGACTGATGGATAAGCGGATCGCTGTGAAAATGATCGTGACGAAACGCGCATCTCGCGATATGGCGCAGTGCCTGCACATCATATGGTTGAAAGGGCCTCACACTTACGATTCCGCGGGTCGACAGGATTGCGCGTTGATCATGGTGTAGTACCTCCGGAATGCCTTTAGGCTGAAGCATGGCCACCCCGGCCTGACCCGTGCATGCTGCTATATTTCGGACTAATTTGCCCTCGGCATCAATGGTCATATGCAGAGTAACTATCGAGTCCGCGAGAATGTATCCCTCCAACTCAAGGGTACGCACCAGTTCGATGTCCCTACCATCCACTCTCGCAAAAAGTACTCGTATCCTCTGTTCACGCGCTTCTGCTTCCAGATACCTGACAAGACTCCGCAGTATGAATTCACCCTTGAAAGCGCTTGAATTCGTTCTTTCGCAGGCAATCATGGGGCCGAGCCTTGTAACCTTAGTGCCAAGGGCTTCTGAATCCCACTGAGAGACTTGGGCGCCCGCAACCGCCACCAACTGGTCACTTTCGATCATAAGGAGGCAGGAATCAGGACCGACGCAGCTTTTTCGTAATTCTTCCCTCATGATTGTACACACTCCGCCAGGCCCAAGTCCCGGGACAAATGAAGGATGGGCGGCAGCCCACTGTTGTAGAGGCGCCTCCAATAAATGTAGATCTGATTCTGAAAGGGAGCGTAGTCCCATCATCATCATCATTATTATTCCTCCCCCTCACCACGCAGATCATCTTCAACACTGCCTTATGGCCAGCGAACCTGCATCTCTTGAGATAGAAGAGGCCGATTACTCATTTAGATCCATCTCTAAGTCCTATCGTCTATTCACATTTGTCTATCTGGATGTATTTCCTGCGCAGTGTCTCACCACAGCGTTCCGCCAGGATAATATGAGAACAAAAATGTGGGCATTTTCTAGCTAGCATTCGATCTTCTATGTGGTTCCACGGATTCGGCGTAGATTCCTTCCTTGATTATCACCTTTGCCATAGTACGAACCATAATCTTTAAGTCAAACCATAAGGACATCCGGTCTACATATTCTATATCCAGATGAATGCGTTCCTTCCAGGGCAGAGTATTGCGCCCGGAAATCTGGGCAAGGCCTGTCATACCTGGCTTTACGCTGAGTTTCCTACGCTCCTCCTCTGTATAAAATTCTAGTTGAAAAGGAAGGTCGGGACGGGGTCCCACAAGGCTCATTTCCCCCTTCAAAACATTGATCAATTGGGGTAACTCATCTAGACTGTACCGTCGGAGTATTTTACCAAGACGCGTGATCCTTGGATCATCTTCAAAGGTTTTGAGAGATCCATCCGGATTGAGGACATGGGATTGGTCACTCCCAAACTTCATCGTCCTGAATTTGTACATTCTGAATGTATGGCCTTCCTTTCCGAGTCTATGCTGAGTAAACAGCACTGGTCTTCCATCTTCAAGAGCGATCAAAAAAGAAACGAATAATAAAACCGGGCTTAGGATCACAAGACATATGGCGGAGATAATTCTATCAAAAATTCCTTTAAAAACAGACGTAACGGATAGTTGGTTGTCAAAATCCCTGGGCACAATACCACTTCCTTACGAGATTAGGCGATTCAGACTCACGATGTCGACACGCACGGAGGTTATATGAACCCTGTCACGAACTCGCCCAGAAAACTACCTTTCGTTGCATCTACCAACTATTCCTCCAAAACAATTGAAAATAAATCGATGGAGCACTTAGAGCAATCCTATCTCTTTAGCGAAACCAGTTTCTCGATCAGGCGGTCATAAGCCGACGTGATCAAAGATCGAGAGAGATTCTGCTCAACATAGTGCCGCCCCCTTGCCCCCAATCGCTGGCGAAGTCCCACATCCTCATAAAGCATTACTATAGCTTTAGACAAAGCTTGAGGATCATCTGGGGGCACTGTTATCCCCAACTCTTCCGTGCTCAAGAACTTAGCCAACTCTGAATCATCATCGATAGCCGCCAGGA
This window contains:
- a CDS encoding DegT/DnrJ/EryC1/StrS aminotransferase family protein; amino-acid sequence: MRSKFLSFSPPAISNEEKDEVAATLSSDWITTGPKTRDFELQFGKFIGAKASVALNSCTAALHTALVILGIGPGDEVITTPMTFCSSVNVIEHVGAHPVLVDVEPDTLCISPTEIEKHLTPRTKCILPVHYSGHPCDMDPIMDIAKERGLLVVEDAAHSLPARYKGRMIGTIGDLTAFSFYATKNLTTAEGGMLTGCPDLIDKARIISLHGMSKDAWKRYDKGGSWYYEVVLPGFKYNMTDIQASIGLQQLKKLPQFQQRRREVVRRYNEAFSQYPYFEVPAERLEVEHAWHLYVLRLNLGTLRIDRAQFIEELKARNIGTSVHFIPVHLHPYYRDKYGFKPKDFPVAYSNYLRMISLPLHPRLTDADVSDVVEAVVDVAETFRR
- a CDS encoding GNAT family N-acetyltransferase, translating into MIESDQLVAVAGAQVSQWDSEALGTKVTRLGPMIACERTNSSAFKGEFILRSLVRYLEAEAREQRIRVLFARVDGRDIELVRTLELEGYILADSIVTLHMTIDAEGKLVRNIAACTGQAGVAMLQPKGIPEVLHHDQRAILSTRGIVSVRPFQPYDVQALRHIARCAFRHDHFHSDPLIHQSAADEVYVRWLQNSCDGRADTILVAEEPGNSPNPSGFITCRIDKTITTLTGIPHGVIELVAVSPEAQGKGVGTALVLRSLGWFAQQGVSSVEVGTQTRNLHAVRLYQKVGFRCVAFSHTFHKWLVG
- a CDS encoding sugar transferase; the protein is MPRDFDNQLSVTSVFKGIFDRIISAICLVILSPVLLFVSFLIALEDGRPVLFTQHRLGKEGHTFRMYKFRTMKFGSDQSHVLNPDGSLKTFEDDPRITRLGKILRRYSLDELPQLINVLKGEMSLVGPRPDLPFQLEFYTEEERRKLSVKPGMTGLAQISGRNTLPWKERIHLDIEYVDRMSLWFDLKIMVRTMAKVIIKEGIYAESVEPHRRSNAS